gctgctagaaacatcggggtgcaggtgtcccggcgtttcattgcatttgtatctttggggtaaatccccagcagtgcaattgctgggtcgtagggcaggtctatttttaactgtttgaggaacctccacacagttttccagagtggctgcaccagttcacattcccaccaacagtgtaagagggttcccttttctccgcatcctctccaacatttgttgtttcctgccttgttaattttccccattctcactggtgtgaggtggtatctcattgtagttttgatttgtatttccctgatggcaagtgatgcagagcattttctcatatgcatgttggccatgtctatgtcttcctctgtgagatttctgttcatgtcttttgcccatttcatgattggattgtttgtttctttggtgttgagtttagtaagttctttatagatcctggaaactagccctttatctgatatgtcatttgcaaatatcttctcccattctgtaggttgtctttgagttttgttgactgtatcctttgctgtgcaaaagcttcttatcttgatgaagtcccaatagttcatttttgcttttgtttcttttgccttcgtggatgtatcttgcaagaagttttggcctttaaaaagaatgaggggaatggggcgcctgggggactcagtgggttaagcgtctgacttcagctcaagtcataatcctggggtccctgctcagcggggaatctgcttttccttttccttctgcctcttctctttgcttgcgctctctctctctctctctctctctgaaatgaataaataaaatgtaaaaaaaaaaaaaggctttataaaaaaagaaggaagaacatgGAATTCTAACTCCAGCATGCCATGTCTTGCTTAACTATTGGAATCAGCAACCTCACGTGTCCCTTTGTGCCCTGGGGACTTTGCACCCAGGAGCAGCACCTGTTAAGAAGATTCCAGATGGGTAGGGTATGCTGTACATTTGTCTCAAGagcttacaggaaaaaaaaaaaagcttgcaggAAGGCAAGCCTGTTCTCAGGCTGGTGTTTTTAGGAAGAACATGGGAAGGCTGTCATCTGAAAAGGAATTCCTAGTGCCCCGAGGGATGGCATGCCCACCCTGAAGACTGAAACCCTGAGGGCAGAGGTTCCCCAGTCTTAAAACCCAAGAGAGAAGACAGGGAAAGACCTTCCCGGTCACTTCTTACCTGCTGCGTACCGCAGAGTGCTCTATCCCATCCTACACCTGACCTGTTCTCTACCATTCCCTGAGATGGCAGGGGCCCTGCTAGAGAAGGGGATTGGTGGGTATGGGTGGGTTTGGGGCGACTTTGCCTTCCAAGTGGGACTGTGGGCTGGTGGGGTATTCTGAGAATGGGGTGAGGGTCACAGGGTGCTCCCtccagggccaggcctgggggacCAGGATGTCCAGGTTCCACGCTGAAGGAGGCACTTGCTCTGAGGGCCAGACCACTGGGTTCCTAGCCTCTGGCTGGGGGACGGAAGCAGGGAGACCTCCGACTGGCAGCTGGACCCCTCTGTGCTTTGACAGATGCTGTGTGTGAGCAGAACCGCCACCCCCTCGGCTGCCATGAAGCTCATTTCCCCCAGAGACTTTGTGGACTTGGTGCTAGTCAAGAAGTATGAGGACGGGACGCTCAGTTCCAATGGTGAGTGACAGCTGGGTGGCCATCAGGCCTTCGTGGGACGTCCCAGCAGCTCACAGCCGGGTGCCTTGTCTCCGGACTTTGTGTCATCAGGTTCAGAGGTCGTGTGCATGGAGGGCCGAGGTGAGAGGGAGACGGGCTAGGAAGTGTATAGTGAAGGCACAGATACGGCCGGCGCCCCTGGTCCTGCTGGGGCTCCCAGTCTACACTGTAGATGTGCAGGGGTGTGGGgctgccccctgcctcccagtGAGGAATACGGGTGTGTCCTGTACGGGGCCTATCACACTGCCCCCCAAAAGCTGCAGCCCCTGCCACTACACAGGATCTTCACATGGGGCCAAGGTGGTGGATTAGACGGGGTGCCTCTCTCCCACGCCTGAGCCTTCCGTTGTGCAATGTTCTTTTCCCTAAAATGCCCGCAGGCTTAGGGAAGCTGTGAatgtgtgcgcgtgcgtgtgaGTGTACCCATGTACGTGTGTGCTTATGTGAGGGTGTGGGTTTGTATGTCTGTCTGTGAgcctgagtgtgtgtgagtgtaagGGACAGTGGGGTGCGGGGAAGGGGCTTGGGACCCCCACATTGACTCGGGCTCCAGGCGAGGGGCTCTGTGTGCCCCGGGGGCGAGGTCGTAGCTCGCTGACCCTTCGGCTCTGTCTTCCAGCTGTCAACGTGGAACACCCGTTATGTCCTCCGAAGCCAGGTTACGTGAGAGGCTTTAACCACCCTTGTGGGTGCTTCTGTGAGCCTCTGCCGGGGTAAGGATAATCTCCTGGATTGAATTAACACGCCCAGACCTACCCATCGCTTAATTGCACACCTGCTCAATGGGTCCGTTAATTACAATCTGCAGTAACAAACGGAGCGCCGTTCCGTACACAGCAGGGACGCGGTGTGCCGAAGCGCCAGGCACAGGAGAAGGAATTGTGGGAGGCCTTGTTCCATTTTCAGTGTGGggctcctccctccagccccataAGGCAGGCTGGGCAAATGTCACGGTCCCATttagcagatgagaaaacaggctcaggGAGGTCGTGGGAGCTGTTGCAGGTCAGAGGCTGGCAGTGCAGGGCCCAGGGCCAGGTCCTCGCTTCCGTGCTCCTCGAGCTCTAGCCACCAGCCCGCTCCAtccctctccaggcctcagtgcCCTGTGTCTGTGCAGTTGGGATGAGGCCAGGGCTTTAAAGGGTCTCTGCGTCTAGGCCCTTGACCTATGTGAGGGGCGGGTGCAGTGCTGGATGGGGCTCCTGACAAGGAATCAGGGTCCCAGCTTTTTCCTGCCAGGGTGGGTGCTCCTCGGCAGCCCTGGCGCTTGACCCAGCTCTGCTCCTCTTTccccagggagcccaacaagaCCAAGCTGGTCACGTTCTTCCAGACTGACCTCAGCGGCTACCTCCCGCAGAGTGTGGTGGACTCCTTCTTCCCCCGCAGCATGGCCGGTTTCTACACCAACCTGGAGAAAGCAGTGAAGAGGCTTTATGACTGATGTCCTCACCTGCTGGCCGAGAACTCCAGAGACTCCCCACAGAGCTCCTCTTGTTCGGGTTCTGGAGGGCTCGAGGGCCAGTGTTCACCCTTCAGAACCCGCTTGGGAGCAGCTCATCTCCAAGAAGCCAGCCAGAGTGGCCCCTGccaccctgctcctcctcccactcggGGCTGGTTTGGGGGTACTGCTCCAGGGCCCTGTTTGCTGGCTGTCCACACCCCAGCTTGGGCCAGCAGACGCCAGCAGATGAGCCTCTTTGTGCGAGTCCCTGCCAGAGACTACCTGCCGCTGCTCCCCCGCCATCCCTGCCCTCCTTTGTCAGAGTCACCATTGATGCTGAAAACCAAGCTCTGCTGCCTTTTTAGCACCCGGGGCTTTCCCACCTATGCCACTGACCTCGTATCTATTTTTCTGCACCAGATTCTCCCCTCTTCAAAAGGTAATGACttggaaaatattgttttaacaAATGGGATAAgcattaaggaaaaaatacattcaatATGTCTTTGGTTGTAACTTCCATTTGAATCAGtggtttcctctctttttcccccaagTTAAATTAAACTCCTACATCCCCAGCATAACCAGGTAGTCTGTATCTGCCCCAAGCCAACTCTGCCGCCTTGGGGCAGGTGCTCTCTGGATTGATTGTcagcaggaaggaagagagacCACATCCCTCCAGTGCTCCCTGGAGTCCTCACTCTGGGCTCTGCTCTGAGACTGCGCCTCCCTGCACCGGCCTTGCTCACCATGTGGCTCATCAGAACTGGGGAGCACGGTCCTGCCACCTGGAAGGAGCCCCAGCAGCCACACGAggtcccttccctctctccagtCAGGACCACACAGCCTGCTGGTGAGGAGCATCCCTGTGTCTGAGCAGAGTGTCCTCGTGTTGCAGTTACTGCTGTCTGTGGAAAATATCCACAGTCCTCCATGTGGAAGACCTCCCCCGGGTGCGAAGTAGCTCGCTTCCCCACCTTCGAGTCCCGGGGTGGCTATTTCCTCCATGCGCCGAAGCCTGAGCAGGCTTTAAACCAGGAAGGCTCTGTGTCAAGGGGTTAGAAAGCCCCCTCCTTTCTGGGTTGTAATGTGACTACAGATCCCACAGCCATGCCATTATTGGGATCATCCAGCTAACTTCTCATTGAGAAAGCTTCATCAGACTCTtgaatttatttagatttcaccATGCCAAGCACCAGCTCAGGAGACCCCAGAAGGCAGTGGTCTCACCAAGACAGGGTGGCACGAGTAGCCCCGTGTAGCAAGATGGAGACCATCCTCCCAAGGACATTTGTCACAGGCTCCATCGTGTGTACGGCCCACCCGCTGACATCAGGTTGAACAGCGGCACTGGACGAGGAGTCAGAAAACAGGCACCTGATCCCATGCCTGCTTCTCAGAATTTCTGTTCCCTGAGCAGTGACTTCACATCCCTGTGCTTTGACTTCCTGTCTTTATAGGACAATGTAGCATCGTGAATAGCAGTCCCCATGTACTCTGCTGCTTAAGCGTCCATGCAGGTGAAATAATGCATGGACTGTTAGAACACTGCACAGAGCCAAGAACTGGGGCCGCCCGAGAGCTCCATGACCACAGAGTGATAAAATGGGTCAGTGATCCTGAGCTGTGATGCTTGCTGTGTTTGGGGATGAGTGGAAACTGCAGAGGCGCTGTTCTGTACCATCTGTCTAGGAGAGCCCAGCCTCCCATGTAAATGCCACCACCATGAAGTGCAAATGGATGAGCTCTTGTTTTAAGACCTTGCTGATTCTTAGACTGAAgatctgccccctgccccagcctggaaACAGGAAATCTGACCAGTGGTGGCATCCCGAGTGGCCCTCTTTGAGCTGGGGGACAGGGGGCACCTTCCAAGGCAGAAGGCAGGACTGGAAGGGCTGCAGGCTCAGCCACAGCTGTGCCCTAATCCTGAGACAAGCCTGCCCAGCCCTGTGCAGGAGGCCTTCTCTGGGTCCCTGGCCCATGGCCAGTGCTGTGCTCTTGCCTGTTACCACCTCCCAGTCCTGACAGGGCCACTTCCTCCTCCCTAGGCTGGTCCACATGCATGACTTGGCTGCTTGCCCGGCAGTTGCCTGATGATTGGAGATGTCACTATGTGATATGGGGGGGCCATGGGTTTGCCTCTGGTCCCCTTGGCCCTGCCGGCCAGCCCTGGGAGCACATGGTAAGATCCTGTGAAGTGCATGTAGAACTGGGTCATGCCTTCCTGCTGGATCGTGTTAACCTCCAGTGTTTATTAAACCTGAAGAACGGGTCCATGTGGTGTTTCAGTCCGTGTCTCTGTCTAGGGCTTGACGAAATTTAGAAGGGGATGCAAAAGGCAGCAGACAGGACACGACTACTCTAAGCCTGCTGCTTCTTGGATGGATGGAGCTGCGAGCTAACGCCTACTGCAGTGAGGTCACCAAGGCACTTGTGTGGGGAGGAGGCCCCAGTGGCTCTTCTACAAGCTCACTGCCAGGAAACAGTCTTTGCTTCCTATGGGCCCTGGAGAAGCCACCAGATTACACTGACAGGGCCCTGGTGCTCCTGACCTAGGAATAACCCGTTTTCGTGTGGTCTGCACTCCACCATAGTctcggggctggggcagggctagAACGCTGCCCAGGGTCTACTCGGGGAGCTCTGGCTGCTCCTGATCCATGTCTTTGTCCGGAACGTGGTGATCAGGCATTAAGAGATGAGCAAACCAATTATCCCTTCAGTCAGGCACTGACGGTCTGTACCAAATCATAAGGAAAAAGGACTATTAAGTCCTCTGCATCATCATTCACCAGCTTGGACAAGTCACTGCTGTCTCCAGGTCTTGACGCCATCAGCAGTACAATGGCACAAAAGCACAGTCTGTAGACACCTACATGATTAGTAAAGACTGTCCACTGAACACCAACCCAGTGCTTGGTGTGTGGTAAGTCAATGGCAGCAATTTTAATCTTACTCTATCATACTGATGCTGGTCCATGAGGGCACGCCTGCCCACTCTTTGAGCTTTACCTGTACTCTTTGATCCCTTGCCCCACCACCAGGTACCACCCTTGCCTAGGATCATGTCTCCAACCCAATCAAACCAGCTTTGCCAGTGTCTTGTGTGGCAGATCATGTTTTCGCAGAACAGCCCAGCGCTGTCTCCCCTTTCCTTCACCTGGGCCAGCCTTGACTGGCGGTACAGCAGAAGATGCCTTGTGGCTCCAAGGCAGGGCCATTAGAAGAGACAACTTCTACCTGGCTTTCACTGTGGGGGGACACTGCCCCTTGCACCCAGCTACCATATGAGGAAGCCGAGGCTGCCTGTGAGTGCTCGTGCTGACGTCCCCAGCTCAGTTCCCAACCAGCAGCCAACACCAACTGCCAGGATGTGTGAGAAAATGACCCTCCGGGTGGTTGCAAACCAGCATTCGTGTTGCTCTGGTGGATGCCCAGTAAACCAGCATCGCCTGTTCCTTCCATACCTGCCCACATAGCAGATTcgtgagaaaaataaatgctgcCTGGGGTGTGAATCATTACAGCGTTATAGGATTTGGAAAACACGCAAAGCAGGACGTGGATTTCATATGAAACTGTAATACATCCATTTTATTTACAGCACCACAGTATTAGGACTACGCTCTCTGTGCATAGTCTGTACGTTGTACCAGCCACCCCGGCATGACTCTGCCCTTCGTTTTGGGACGCCCTCTTGCTGGGTGGTGTCCCAGGAAGCTTGGACCAGGGCAGCAGGCACCACGAAGCACACCTCTGCTTTCCCCCATCCAGGTGGGGATGAGCAGCGACCCTGAGAATGAGCAGTTGTGAGGAGCTTTATGTTACTGGCTTTGGCGTCAGCACCGGTGCTCTACCTAGGCGTCTCCAGCGGCTGTAATCCCCTTGGACTGGAGGCCCTTCCTCCTAATGACCATCGTTATGGGTCCATCGGGCAACGTCTTGATGATGTTCCAGGCTTCAAACCGCGTGAGGCCCTGCATGGCCGTGCCGGCCAAGTGTAAGATTTCATCCCCTGGCTGGATTGTCTCACTCTGCTCCGAGGCTGCCcctgagaggaggaggaagaagatgatGGGTCACAAGGGTAGCAGGGGAACAAGGAGGGTTACCTCCTACCCTCAGTCTCTGGGGAGGCAGGACAGCTCCAGAGGGAACAGGGTGCCCATCCCTTGGGAACCTGGCAGTGGGTCTAGAATGAGGCATCTCATCAAATAGTGACCTCGAGGTTGGCACACCAGGCTCTAGCTCCATGGCCCTTGGGAAAGGTATAGCCTCTGTGTCCCCAGAGAAGGgaggttctgggcagccccaagCTCAGTTGAGGAGACTTCTGTGGGTCATAGAGGCCTTTGGGGAACTGACCCCCCTCCTCGGACACCAGCCCAACCCCTTCTGTTCACATGCAGTCTCTTGCCTTCTGATGAGCTCGCCAGGCATTGGGCAGTGTGGGAAGGGGGCTGGTGAACCTTCGCAGTGCGCTGTCTCTGAACGGCCTGGAGAAGACCCCTGGGTCCATGTGAAGAGGACATAATCATATATGGCCCCCACTCATTCAAAGATGCTTGTGGAAAGagtgttattttattgtttctatcGAAGGATTTTCTATCCATTTGATACAATGATATTCAGGAGTATGAATAGAAGCTAATAGTAATGAGAATGCAGAAGTGCTGGAGAATATCGGGCCCTTGTGTGTCTCAGGTGATCTGCTAACACTGTTTGGGTGGTAGTAGTCCCCTTTCACCTGTGAGGACCCCGAGGATGCAGGTAACCAGCTGAGCTTCAGAGCTGCTAGGTATTGTGGCCCAGGTTTGAACCCAGACTCTCCGCCCCAGAGTCCCCATCTCCTTGCAGCTGGTAGGCCCAGCCCAGTGTCCGCAGATGGGCCTGGGCTGCTAAGTAGAGGCCTGTCCAGGATCATGCTGCTGTTAGGAGCACAGCTCCTAACACCAGAACCCTGGCCTCTGGACTTTGAGCCACATGCTGAGCCCAAGTCCACCTTCAAAAGTTAAACTGTCTTTCCCAGAGTTGGAATAAACACGGATTCCTGGAGACTCccctccccacagtgagcctccGTGCACCCGGGGCACAGACACACCCCACACCTCTGTGTGGATGAGGAGCCTCTGGCCCCAGAGACAGCAGTCACTCAGTAAGTGAGAGGCTGAGCTGGAACCCAGGGCCTAGGCTCctgctctgtgctctctctgtgcaCATGTCCCTGTTTTGTGTTTTGCTCCAGCCTGAGAAGCTGGGAAGAGCCTGGGTGGTTCTCTGTGGGAGCTGCAGGCCGTTCACAATGTTCGAGGGAAAACCCGAGTGACCCCCACTTTAGGCCAGCTTGCACCTCAGCCCACAATGAACAAAATGTCAGAGTTTTGAATAAAGGGAGCTGACCGGTCCAGGATCAGGGGGAGAGGAGTAAGGCCGAGTGTGTACAAGTGGAAAGTCAGACTCCATCCTTATTTTAAACTTTGATATTTTGTTCCTTAtggattttttcattaattttaatttttagaaatatcgCACtgaggccacctgggtggctcaggggttgaacatctgcctttggctcaggtcgcaatcccggggtcctgggatcgagtcccagatcgggctcccacagggagcctgcttctccctctgcctgtgtctctgcttcttctgtCTCATGAATCAgcaactaaaatctttaaaaaataattaagaaattaaaaataaaaataacacactGAAATAAGCTATCACGGGTgtgggggtccctgcagggctgtGCCCTGGGCTGTGCCTCTCGGATCTCGGCCTAGTCCCTGCTGGGCAGGCCTGCCAGGCTGAATCAAGCCCAGGGCTCTGTCATGAGGACCCAGAGAAATAGAAGGGGTAAGGGGCTGTCCCGAGCCGAGGAGAACCGGTAAAAAGAGCTGAATCCAGTCCCCAAGTGGCCCCCTGCCTGGCCAGCAGGCGCCTAGCAGCCTTGCAGGGGCCCGGCCCAATACTCGCAGCAGGAGAGAACGCAAGGAGCCGACACACACCCACCTTTGAAAATCCTGTTAATGGTGAGAGGCTTGTCCCCGAGCAAGGAGCCCTTCCCACCTTCCAGGCTGAAGCCCAGGCCCGCAGAGGTCTTCTCCAGTGTCACCGTGTGTACCGTGGCCTCTGCTGCAGGGGAagcacagggccaggtgaggggTGCCCTCCGCGCCAGCCCACAGACGCCTGGGCCTCGTGCCCGCTGGATCTGCAGCCCCGCCCGGGCCCGCACGCCTGTGAGCACAGACACACCCCCCAGCAGTGTCCCGGGCCGGCCGCGCATCATGGAGCAGCCCCAGCAGTACTGGCCCCACGTGGCCAAGGGCAACGTGACCCACGGGGCTCCCACCGAGCTCGGGGCACTTACTGGGATCTACAGAAACATCGCTGGCCACCGAGGCTGAGGCCGTAGAGTCCGTGGAGGAGTTCAGGTCGGGCGCAGCCTCCAGAGCCGGCTTCCGCGTGACGATCACGGCTTGCCTGGGGTCCCGAGCTTGGCGGAGGATGGCCAGGGCATCGTTGTGTGTGGCCCCTTTGAGGGACTTGCCGTTGATGGACAGAACCTCATTGCCCTTCTGAATAGTCCCCTCCTGGGAGGCCAGCCCGTTGGGAAACACTCTATGAACCTGAACAAACCAAAGGAAGTCAAGAGCCAGGAATCACCCAGCATCAGGTCCAGGTTCTTGCTGGAGGAGGATCCAAACCAGTTAGTCAAACCTGAAGGATTCTTAGCGAGAAGAAAATACAAGTTATGTCTCAGATCAGGGCTGCTGGCACAGGGCCTCCCTCATCCACCACCCAGACCAGGGATCGCTAGCCTAATGGCCAGACTGGTCCTCAGAACCCTTCCTAACATGATGCCCTAGCCGATTGCCACAATCTTAGTTCACCACAATCTTAGTTCACAATCCCAGTTCAAATCTTCCCCCTTACCTGCTCTGCAGCAGCATTTCCTAGGGTGGTTTTTCGGAAGCACTGATTCTGTGTCACATTAATAGGTGTATAAGAAAAGGTTTCTAAGGTCTAAGTAAGTTAAGAATGCTGGATGAAACAAAAGTTCTGAAAACATCTACAGCTTGTTTAAAAAGGTATTAGAGACTCTACGAAGCAAATTTGCATGATGCTTCTGTAAGAACAGGCCATGGGATCCCCAAAAGTGTTTCAGCCAAGAATCCTTTTTTCCAGGCAGAATTTTCAAGCCCCCATCTTCCACaggatgcttcttttttttttttttttttttttttttttttttttttttttgagaaacgcTATCCTAGTAAGTCtgggcattttaaaatttccctagAAATTctgatccagggatccctgggtggcgcagcggtttagcgcctgcctttggcccagggcgcgacctggagacccgggatcgaatcccacatcgggcttccggtgcatggagcctgcttctccctctgcctgtgtctctgcctctctctctctctctgtatgattatcataaataaataaaaattaaaaaaaaaaaaagagaaattctgaTCCAGTTAAAAGAGGCCACACCTTCTGGTCCTCTTTTTGCAAAATAGacggttttttaaaaaaaagaaaacctcatgtCTTTCCATCTGCGTCTTTAATGAGGTAAATTCTAATGTGCATAATTAAGAGGATTGCATGAGTGCATGCACAGGCTATTACTGAAATGTGGTACATCATCATGGAAACCAGGCTGTCTGTTTCTCTAAGTTGTTTTGATGTCCAAAAAAATTCTGTGATATGGTCAGAGATGAGGATCCCCAGGCTCTGTACAAGACCCAAGTATGAAGCAGAAGCTCTGCTGGCCATCTCAGATCCCACCTCTATAGACAAAGCATAAATAGCACTAAgtaccctgcccaccccccactgtCAGTCATGGGAAGATGGGTTTAGACAAACCAGTGAGGGCCCAGCGTGGGCCTCGGTCTTGGACAGTGCTCaacattagttttcttttaatgactTGGGAGTGTTCatatgcagaaggagaaagaggaagtttGGTGCATATGCCTGGCTGATGTGCACTGCTTCCTCCTGGGGTTTGAGTGGCTGCAGTGTCTCAGGGGAGCTATCAAATAGGGTGGAGAGAAGTCACCACTCAGGGAAAACCCAAAGATCCCTCGTACTATTCTCACAGGCCAGCTCTCTTCAAACAGAAAGTCAATGATCAGGAGCCTCTTTATAATCATACCCTGCTGTGTGCTTAGTGACAGAAATAGATCCTGAGTGgttttgtgtatctgtgtgtaggggaggttttttttgttttttgggtgtgtgtgtgtgtgtgtgtgtgtgtgtgtgtgtgtggagagagagagagagagagagagagagcctgcttgCAGAGAAGGAAGTCACTGCTCTGAATTGACCAATAGGAATGGGCCAAGTCACCTGCCTGGCGGTGTGGTGTATTTAATCCTGGCTGATGATGAACTGCAGGGTTTATTTTTAGCTGGGCAAGGA
The Canis lupus baileyi chromosome 2, mCanLup2.hap1, whole genome shotgun sequence genome window above contains:
- the STARD5 gene encoding stAR-related lipid transfer protein 5; the encoded protein is MDPAVAAQMSEAVAEKVLRYRRDESGWKICREGNGVSVSWRPSMEFPGNLYRGEGIVNSTPEKVWGCIKPLAGTLRDKWDENVSSFEIIESITDMLCVSRTATPSAAMKLISPRDFVDLVLVKKYEDGTLSSNAVNVEHPLCPPKPGYVRGFNHPCGCFCEPLPGEPNKTKLVTFFQTDLSGYLPQSVVDSFFPRSMAGFYTNLEKAVKRLYD